A region of Sulfuricella denitrificans skB26 DNA encodes the following proteins:
- a CDS encoding type II toxin-antitoxin system RelE/ParE family toxin, with amino-acid sequence MSKLKPVEFCGSALDDLRAFPVSARREAGHQLDRVQHGLEADDWKPIPTIGQGVREIRICDAAGAFRIVYVAKFTNAIYVIHCFQKKTQKTSKTDLDLAESRYRDLIKESGK; translated from the coding sequence ATGAGCAAATTAAAACCCGTCGAGTTCTGCGGTAGCGCGCTTGATGATCTGCGCGCATTTCCAGTATCAGCGAGACGTGAAGCTGGCCACCAACTTGACCGGGTGCAGCACGGTCTGGAAGCTGACGACTGGAAGCCGATACCGACGATTGGACAAGGGGTGCGGGAAATCCGAATTTGTGACGCAGCCGGAGCATTTCGAATCGTCTACGTGGCAAAGTTCACCAATGCAATCTATGTGATTCACTGTTTCCAGAAAAAGACTCAGAAAACCAGTAAAACAGACTTGGATTTAGCCGAGAGCAGATACCGCGATTTAATTAAGGAGTCAGGCAAATGA
- a CDS encoding helix-turn-helix domain-containing protein, whose protein sequence is MSNKQFASVWDAIEDTPEEAENMKLRSALMIALKEHLTRTGLNQSEAAKLFGITQPRVSDLMRGKIGLFGLDALVNMVVAAGLHIEMRILEAA, encoded by the coding sequence ATGAGCAATAAACAATTCGCCAGTGTGTGGGATGCAATCGAAGACACACCAGAGGAAGCCGAGAACATGAAGCTGCGTTCTGCTTTAATGATTGCCCTTAAGGAGCATCTTACCCGCACAGGCCTGAACCAGTCTGAAGCAGCCAAACTGTTCGGCATCACGCAACCGCGTGTATCAGACCTGATGCGCGGAAAGATTGGCCTTTTCGGTTTGGATGCCTTGGTCAATATGGTGGTAGCAGCTGGATTGCACATCGAAATGCGCATACTTGAAGCCGCTTGA
- a CDS encoding sulfotransferase family protein, with the protein MNASSDPLSRIFLLSHMRAFTSLAGHILGSHPQINGYYEMHISYEDASALDKQLDVFLEGDVFKENSRYLFDKLLHNDYLLKPGQLGLANMKILISLLEPEHTIKSIVHLFAQKEIEDLYASPVEAANYYIARVQALADFSRTANQPYYYFDAELFQRAPEKLLPRLSDWLELDSPLSERYQILSQTGQARKGDSSKRMHSGVIDRTPVDYAHIAIPEDVLHTAREVCRECRRQIIGNAVDSACLD; encoded by the coding sequence ATGAATGCTTCGTCTGACCCCCTCTCCAGAATTTTCCTGCTGAGCCATATGCGCGCCTTTACCAGTCTGGCAGGGCATATCCTCGGTTCGCACCCGCAGATCAATGGCTACTATGAAATGCATATCAGCTATGAGGACGCATCCGCGCTGGACAAGCAGCTTGATGTGTTCCTGGAAGGTGATGTGTTCAAGGAGAACAGCCGTTATCTTTTCGACAAGCTGCTGCACAACGACTATCTGTTGAAGCCCGGGCAGCTTGGTCTGGCGAATATGAAGATACTGATCTCCCTGCTGGAGCCGGAACACACGATCAAAAGTATCGTCCATCTGTTTGCACAAAAGGAAATCGAGGATCTTTATGCCTCGCCCGTTGAGGCGGCGAACTACTATATCGCGCGCGTCCAGGCACTCGCCGACTTTAGCCGCACGGCCAATCAGCCCTATTACTATTTCGATGCCGAGCTGTTTCAACGCGCGCCGGAGAAATTGCTTCCCCGGCTATCGGACTGGCTGGAGTTGGACTCGCCGTTAAGCGAGCGGTATCAAATTTTAAGCCAGACTGGGCAGGCCAGAAAAGGCGACTCGTCCAAGCGCATGCATAGCGGAGTAATTGACAGGACACCGGTCGATTACGCCCATATCGCCATTCCGGAGGACGTGCTGCATACGGCGCGGGAGGTTTGCCGGGAATGCCGCCGACAGATTATCGGGAATGCAGTGGATTCGGCCTGCTTGGATTAG
- a CDS encoding DUF3293 domain-containing protein → MFSESAIPAATIKAYLATDYKVMAAESFVLNIGRASPELALRFNLDRTDSAAYITAWNPFGELTSDSDNHAAQQELLAEIKALGLPYLDGEGRDPSGRWPGEPSFLVFGISLEAAKKLARQFRQNGFVYAGSDATPRLILLR, encoded by the coding sequence TTGTTTTCTGAATCGGCTATCCCCGCCGCAACCATCAAGGCCTACCTTGCGACTGACTACAAGGTGATGGCTGCAGAGTCATTTGTCCTGAATATTGGCCGTGCCAGCCCCGAACTTGCGCTAAGATTCAATCTTGACCGGACAGACAGCGCTGCCTACATCACCGCATGGAATCCCTTCGGTGAACTGACATCAGATTCGGACAATCATGCCGCCCAGCAAGAACTGCTTGCCGAGATCAAGGCCCTGGGTTTGCCTTATCTGGATGGGGAGGGCAGGGATCCATCAGGGCGATGGCCCGGGGAACCGAGTTTTCTGGTCTTCGGTATTTCGCTGGAGGCTGCCAAAAAGCTGGCTAGACAATTCCGCCAGAACGGGTTCGTTTACGCAGGCAGCGATGCAACGCCACGGCTGATCCTGCTGCGATAG
- the msrA gene encoding peptide-methionine (S)-S-oxide reductase MsrA yields MSQNRETATLAGGCFWCLEAVFELLDGVEKVESGYTAGSTVNPSYEEICSGTTGHAEAVRIAFDPAVISCRDLLEVFFTIHDPTTLNRQGNDAGTQYRSAIFTHSPEQKAIAEEVVAGIPSAVTEIVPAGIFYVAEDYHQEYFRGHGNQPYCRSVVAPKVAKLKEKFKARLKSGSA; encoded by the coding sequence ATGAGTCAAAACAGGGAAACCGCCACCCTCGCGGGTGGGTGCTTCTGGTGCCTGGAGGCGGTGTTCGAACTGCTTGATGGCGTGGAGAAGGTCGAGTCGGGTTATACCGCCGGAAGCACCGTCAATCCCAGCTACGAAGAGATTTGCAGCGGCACCACCGGCCATGCCGAGGCGGTGCGGATCGCCTTCGACCCGGCAGTGATTTCCTGCCGGGATTTGCTGGAAGTTTTTTTCACGATTCACGATCCCACGACCCTGAACCGCCAAGGAAACGATGCGGGCACCCAGTACCGCTCCGCCATATTCACCCACAGCCCGGAACAGAAGGCGATAGCGGAAGAAGTGGTCGCCGGGATTCCGTCCGCCGTGACTGAAATTGTGCCCGCCGGAATTTTTTACGTGGCTGAAGACTATCACCAGGAGTATTTCAGAGGCCACGGCAATCAACCCTATTGCCGATCCGTGGTTGCTCCCAAGGTGGCAAAACTGAAGGAGAAATTCAAGGCCAGGCTGAAGAGCGGGTCGGCCTAG
- a CDS encoding phospholipase D family nuclease, producing the protein MKKSSLRILPLLSLALLFTTSAPAFEQAQDIRSHAAAVSGTVQVLFTPEDDATGQIVQAIEHAQRQVLVQTFSFTSREISEALISAKQRGVDVRVVTDADQIRRMERSKVPTVAAGGVPVFVDSLHDSAHNKVMVIDAGSANPVVITGSFNFTHAAQFKNAENLLIFRGNRELTAAYLENWLRHREHSQPLVK; encoded by the coding sequence ATGAAAAAAAGCTCCCTGCGTATTTTGCCGCTCTTGTCCCTGGCGCTCCTTTTCACCACTTCGGCTCCCGCCTTCGAGCAGGCGCAAGACATCAGAAGTCACGCCGCCGCTGTCAGCGGCACGGTGCAGGTACTGTTCACCCCGGAGGACGACGCCACCGGTCAGATCGTACAAGCCATCGAACATGCGCAGAGGCAGGTGCTGGTGCAAACATTCAGCTTCACCAGCCGGGAAATCTCCGAGGCACTGATCAGTGCCAAGCAGCGCGGTGTGGATGTCCGCGTCGTCACGGACGCGGATCAGATAAGAAGAATGGAGCGCAGCAAGGTGCCGACGGTTGCGGCCGGCGGGGTACCGGTATTCGTCGACAGTCTGCACGACAGCGCCCACAACAAGGTGATGGTGATCGATGCCGGCAGCGCCAACCCGGTGGTAATCACCGGCAGCTTCAACTTCACCCATGCCGCGCAGTTCAAGAATGCGGAGAATCTGCTGATCTTCCGCGGCAACCGGGAACTGACAGCCGCCTACCTTGAGAACTGGCTGCGTCATCGCGAGCATTCGCAACCGCTGGTAAAGTAA
- the pap gene encoding polyphosphate:AMP phosphotransferase has translation MEAFQALQDFLEKGVIMFESAELGHKIDKATYDKEVPVLREALLEAQLDLAKTANFQVVILIGGVDGAGRGETVNLINEWMDPRHIQSHGMGIPSDEELERPIMWRFWRALPPKGKIGIFLGSWYTWDILNRVFNRIKNAELDQSMDRNVRFEKMLNDEGALVIKFWLHLSKDKQEKRLKAMEKNPKTRWRVTERDWIHFKMYDKFRKVAERVMRQTSTAEAPWMIVEGEDERYRSLTVGKVILEAIRKRLDAAELPPHEVHAPPLLPSIDKLHILKTLDLNQKLTKKKYDLDLEKYQGKLNLLTRNPKFKEMTVIAVFEGNDAAGKGGSIRRVTSALDARYYQVIPIAAPTEEERAQPYLWRFWRHIPRKGRVTIFDRSWYGRVLVERVEGYCSNVDWMRAYSEINDFEEQLVRNNTVVLKFWLSISKEEQLRRFEERQKTGFKRFKITDEDWRNREKWEEYETAVCDMVDRTSSEMSPWVLVEANDKNFARIKILKTLCEKIEVALK, from the coding sequence ATGGAAGCGTTTCAGGCATTGCAGGACTTTCTGGAAAAAGGGGTAATCATGTTCGAGTCAGCTGAATTAGGCCACAAAATCGATAAAGCCACCTACGACAAGGAAGTGCCGGTACTGCGCGAGGCACTGCTTGAAGCTCAGCTCGATCTGGCGAAGACGGCAAATTTCCAGGTCGTGATTCTGATCGGCGGGGTGGATGGCGCCGGTCGGGGGGAGACCGTAAACCTGATCAACGAGTGGATGGACCCGCGCCATATCCAGAGCCATGGCATGGGTATTCCCTCGGACGAGGAATTGGAGCGCCCGATCATGTGGCGCTTCTGGCGCGCTCTGCCGCCCAAGGGCAAGATCGGCATTTTTCTCGGCTCGTGGTACACCTGGGACATTCTCAACCGGGTGTTCAACAGAATCAAGAATGCCGAACTCGACCAAAGCATGGATCGCAATGTGCGCTTCGAAAAGATGCTCAACGACGAGGGTGCGTTGGTCATCAAGTTCTGGCTGCATTTGTCCAAGGACAAGCAGGAAAAGCGCCTCAAGGCCATGGAGAAAAATCCCAAGACACGCTGGCGCGTGACCGAGCGCGACTGGATACACTTCAAGATGTACGACAAGTTTCGCAAGGTGGCGGAACGGGTCATGCGCCAGACCAGCACGGCCGAAGCGCCATGGATGATCGTCGAAGGCGAGGATGAGCGCTACCGCAGCCTGACGGTGGGGAAAGTCATCCTGGAAGCGATCCGCAAGCGCCTCGACGCAGCCGAGTTGCCACCCCATGAAGTTCATGCGCCGCCGCTGCTGCCCTCGATCGACAAGCTGCATATTCTGAAAACCCTCGACCTCAACCAGAAGCTGACGAAGAAGAAATACGATCTGGATCTGGAAAAATACCAGGGCAAGCTGAACCTGCTGACGCGCAATCCGAAATTCAAGGAGATGACCGTCATCGCGGTGTTCGAGGGCAACGATGCGGCCGGCAAGGGCGGCAGCATCCGCCGCGTAACCAGTGCGCTGGACGCACGTTACTACCAGGTAATCCCGATCGCCGCGCCGACCGAGGAGGAGCGCGCACAGCCCTACCTGTGGCGATTCTGGCGCCATATTCCGCGCAAGGGCCGGGTCACGATTTTCGACCGTTCCTGGTACGGACGTGTGCTGGTTGAGCGGGTCGAAGGCTACTGTTCCAATGTCGACTGGATGCGTGCCTACAGCGAGATCAACGATTTCGAGGAGCAGTTGGTGCGGAACAACACCGTAGTGCTGAAGTTCTGGCTGTCGATCAGCAAGGAAGAGCAGCTCAGGCGCTTCGAAGAGCGCCAGAAGACCGGCTTCAAGCGCTTCAAGATTACCGACGAGGACTGGCGCAATCGCGAGAAATGGGAGGAGTACGAGACTGCGGTATGCGACATGGTGGACCGCACCAGCTCGGAAATGTCGCCATGGGTCCTGGTTGAGGCCAACGACAAGAATTTCGCCCGCATCAAGATTTTGAAGACCCTGTGCGAAAAAATCGAGGTGGCGTTGAAGTAA
- a CDS encoding CYTH and CHAD domain-containing protein — MSNTEVELKLLIDSSDIPRLQRHSLLKALCPSGPKTRKLTSIYFDTDDFFLKNRGIALRVRRSGRQWIQTVKGGGSVQAGLHQRDEWEAPVAHSTPDFTKIIDPGLIRLFASDGLRQRLHSVFVTEFSRTIWLLETEAGDQVEMALDQGEIRSDQGSVPICEVELELKVGNPAVLYELALALQEAVPLHPENASKADRGYALCAPQEVALPVRAAAPEVRREMTVNEAFHAIAWNCIDQLQGNRNRLLQGYDPELIHQMRVAVRRLRSALGLFAAAAPGIQDAVLTEALRWLVGELGPARDWDVFLGEMLPPVVMALPEEEGLVWLQRQAENICREKREQACVAAAGQRYNEIMLRLGAWLWRAPWRTSEVATDLDMPVSVFAAKMLDRRYRQVCRRGRHLMALTVAQRHELRIAAKKLRYAAEFFSGLYPGKTTKRYIQALSRLQDEFGALNDQAVAGTLLAQIGTGSRLRDRASGVIIGWYACKTHLQLADMAQEWKRFRHCRTFWKKG; from the coding sequence GTGAGCAATACCGAAGTTGAACTCAAACTCCTGATCGACTCCTCCGATATTCCCAGGTTGCAGCGCCACTCCTTGCTCAAGGCACTATGCCCGTCCGGGCCGAAGACACGCAAGCTCACCAGTATCTACTTCGATACCGATGATTTTTTCCTGAAGAACCGGGGCATCGCGCTGCGCGTGCGCCGCAGCGGCCGGCAGTGGATCCAGACCGTCAAGGGCGGCGGCAGCGTGCAGGCCGGGCTGCACCAGCGCGACGAATGGGAGGCGCCGGTAGCTCACAGTACGCCAGACTTTACCAAGATCATCGATCCCGGTCTGATCCGGCTATTTGCCAGTGACGGTCTGCGCCAGCGCCTGCATTCCGTATTCGTGACCGAGTTCAGTCGCACTATCTGGCTGCTGGAAACAGAAGCTGGCGATCAGGTCGAGATGGCGCTGGATCAGGGTGAAATCCGTTCCGACCAGGGCAGTGTGCCGATCTGTGAAGTGGAATTGGAACTGAAGGTCGGTAACCCGGCAGTGCTTTACGAACTGGCGCTGGCACTGCAGGAAGCGGTGCCGCTGCATCCCGAGAACGCCAGCAAGGCCGACCGCGGATACGCTCTGTGCGCACCGCAGGAAGTGGCGCTGCCGGTCAGGGCGGCGGCGCCTGAAGTGAGGCGGGAAATGACCGTGAACGAGGCGTTTCACGCCATTGCCTGGAATTGCATCGACCAGTTGCAGGGCAACCGGAATCGGCTGCTTCAGGGTTACGATCCCGAGCTTATCCACCAGATGCGGGTGGCGGTGAGACGCTTGCGCAGCGCGCTCGGCCTGTTTGCCGCAGCTGCTCCCGGCATACAGGATGCAGTGTTGACCGAGGCGCTGCGCTGGCTGGTCGGTGAACTCGGCCCGGCGCGGGACTGGGACGTGTTTCTCGGCGAAATGTTACCGCCAGTGGTTATGGCCTTGCCCGAGGAAGAAGGCCTGGTCTGGTTACAGCGGCAGGCTGAAAATATTTGCCGTGAAAAACGCGAGCAGGCTTGCGTGGCGGCGGCTGGGCAACGCTATAACGAAATCATGTTGAGGCTGGGTGCCTGGCTGTGGCGCGCGCCTTGGCGCACCTCGGAGGTCGCCACAGACCTGGATATGCCGGTGTCTGTTTTTGCTGCGAAAATGCTGGATCGGCGTTATCGTCAAGTGTGCCGACGTGGTCGCCATCTCATGGCGCTGACGGTGGCGCAGCGCCACGAGCTGAGGATTGCCGCGAAGAAGTTGCGCTACGCTGCGGAGTTCTTTTCCGGTCTTTATCCGGGCAAGACGACGAAGCGCTATATACAGGCATTGTCGCGCCTGCAAGATGAGTTCGGGGCGCTCAACGACCAGGCTGTGGCCGGGACTTTGCTGGCGCAGATCGGCACGGGGAGTCGATTGCGCGATCGCGCCAGCGGCGTGATAATCGGCTGGTACGCATGTAAAACTCACCTCCAGCTTGCCGATATGGCACAGGAATGGAAGCGTTTCAGGCATTGCAGGACTTTCTGGAAAAAGGGGTAA
- a CDS encoding ParA family protein, with amino-acid sequence MKTILIANPKGGSGKTTLATNLAGYLASKGGRVLLVDLDRQRSASDWLGRRPEFLPTIRGWNSQLDKKSMGEAKPDWLVVDSPAGMHGDKLTNALKRAGQVIVPVQPSAFDMEATRNFLEELRAQKSVRKEKIEVAMIGMRVDARTRAAADLSSFLDEVGFPVLTLLRDAQIYVQAAGEGLSLFDMAPSRIVREMEQWQPLLDWLDA; translated from the coding sequence ATGAAAACAATCCTGATCGCCAATCCCAAGGGCGGCAGCGGTAAAACCACGCTGGCAACAAATCTCGCCGGCTATCTGGCCAGCAAGGGTGGCCGCGTGCTCCTGGTCGATCTCGACCGCCAGCGTTCCGCCAGCGACTGGCTGGGACGCCGGCCGGAATTTCTGCCCACCATACGTGGCTGGAACAGTCAGCTCGACAAGAAATCCATGGGCGAAGCCAAGCCGGACTGGCTGGTGGTGGACTCCCCCGCAGGTATGCACGGCGACAAGCTGACCAATGCGCTCAAGCGCGCCGGGCAAGTGATTGTGCCGGTGCAGCCGTCCGCGTTCGATATGGAAGCAACGCGAAATTTTCTCGAAGAACTACGTGCGCAGAAATCGGTGCGCAAGGAAAAGATCGAAGTGGCGATGATCGGCATGCGCGTGGATGCGCGCACTCGTGCAGCGGCTGATCTCTCCTCGTTCCTCGATGAAGTCGGTTTTCCGGTACTCACCCTGCTGCGCGATGCGCAAATCTACGTCCAGGCTGCCGGCGAGGGTTTGAGCCTGTTCGATATGGCGCCATCGCGGATCGTCAGGGAGATGGAGCAGTGGCAGCCGCTGCTGGATTGGCTCGACGCGTGA
- the sixA gene encoding phosphohistidine phosphatase SixA — MDLILWRHAEAEDGFPDQGRKLTEKGEKQALRMAAWLKAHLPEGARIIVSPTTRTQQTAAALTRDGIVVKEVGPGASVASLLGAAGWPDAKGAVVVVGHQPTLGQVAAYLLSNTQESWSVKKGSVWWFTNRARLDETQTILKAVMSPEFL; from the coding sequence ATGGATTTGATTCTGTGGCGGCATGCCGAGGCCGAGGATGGATTCCCCGACCAGGGGCGCAAGCTGACCGAAAAGGGCGAGAAGCAGGCTTTGAGGATGGCTGCGTGGTTGAAAGCGCACCTGCCTGAGGGGGCGCGCATTATTGTCAGCCCGACTACACGTACCCAGCAGACTGCTGCGGCGCTGACGCGGGATGGAATCGTCGTCAAGGAGGTGGGGCCAGGCGCATCCGTGGCCTCCCTGTTAGGCGCTGCCGGTTGGCCGGATGCCAAGGGAGCCGTGGTCGTGGTGGGCCATCAGCCGACGCTGGGGCAGGTGGCCGCCTATCTGCTCAGCAATACGCAGGAAAGCTGGAGCGTGAAAAAGGGTAGTGTGTGGTGGTTCACTAACCGCGCTCGCCTGGACGAGACTCAAACCATCCTGAAGGCGGTGATGTCGCCTGAATTTCTATGA
- a CDS encoding Stp1/IreP family PP2C-type Ser/Thr phosphatase gives MDLRLALEIVNLTDAGKVRSQNEDSIITDNEAGFAILADGMGGYNAGEVASGIAVTLLADGLKKALHARLPEQDQCLLVKSEIEKTNGAIYQTAQSQPQLSGMGTTLVCALFHDNRIIVAHVGDSRLYRYRQKGIEHAQLEQITRDHSLLQEQIDSGMLSREEALLSSNKNLVTRALGVDPTVNVEVQEHEALPGDIYLLCSDGLNDMVDDEKILLTLSVLGTNIKLAAQQLVQMANDNGGRDNVSVILVRVLRHFPARRGFFAWLSAWLKK, from the coding sequence ATGGATCTACGCCTGGCCCTCGAAATCGTCAACCTGACCGACGCCGGCAAGGTCCGCTCGCAAAACGAAGACAGCATCATCACGGACAATGAAGCTGGCTTCGCTATCCTGGCCGATGGCATGGGCGGCTACAATGCCGGTGAAGTGGCCAGCGGGATTGCCGTGACGCTGCTGGCAGATGGCCTGAAAAAAGCACTGCATGCCAGACTGCCGGAACAGGATCAGTGCCTGCTGGTCAAAAGCGAAATCGAGAAAACCAACGGCGCGATCTACCAGACGGCACAAAGCCAGCCACAGCTCTCGGGAATGGGCACCACACTGGTATGCGCACTATTCCACGACAATCGTATCATCGTCGCCCATGTCGGCGATTCGAGACTGTATCGCTATAGACAAAAGGGAATTGAGCACGCACAGCTCGAACAGATCACACGCGACCATTCCCTGCTGCAGGAGCAGATCGACAGCGGCATGCTCAGCCGGGAAGAGGCGCTCCTGTCCAGCAACAAGAATCTGGTGACGCGCGCACTCGGCGTCGACCCCACGGTAAATGTGGAAGTCCAGGAGCACGAAGCCCTGCCCGGTGACATCTACCTGTTGTGCTCCGACGGGCTCAACGACATGGTCGACGACGAGAAAATTCTACTGACCCTGAGCGTGCTCGGCACCAACATCAAACTGGCCGCGCAACAACTGGTTCAGATGGCCAACGATAATGGCGGACGGGACAATGTTTCGGTTATTCTGGTACGGGTATTGCGTCATTTTCCAGCCAGACGCGGCTTTTTTGCCTGGCTTTCTGCGTGGCTCAAGAAATAA
- a CDS encoding FHA domain-containing protein, whose translation MAKLIITLDGLLLSEFEIDKERITIGRNPHNDIPIDNLAISGEHAAITTVNNEFFVEDLGSTNGTLVNEQPITKHTLHHGDEIEIGKYRLKYVNVQELGSKIEAHETGAQGFEKPPILHPNQIPTMLSGEKPTSDMMAHTIPLIMPEEARRAETARLAKTAAESDLPPAEAVESHGVVQILNGPNASKELALTKTLTSLGKPGVQVAVITRRPHGYFLTHVQGDHYPTVNGQDLDAHPRQLEDHDVIELAGVKMEFYLK comes from the coding sequence ATGGCGAAGCTGATTATTACCTTGGACGGCCTGTTGCTCAGTGAATTCGAGATCGACAAGGAGCGGATCACCATTGGGCGCAATCCGCACAACGACATCCCTATCGACAACCTGGCGATCAGCGGCGAACACGCTGCCATCACCACGGTCAACAATGAATTTTTCGTTGAAGATCTGGGCAGCACCAATGGCACTCTGGTAAACGAGCAACCGATCACGAAACACACATTGCACCACGGAGATGAGATTGAGATCGGCAAGTACCGTCTGAAGTATGTCAACGTTCAGGAGCTCGGCAGCAAGATAGAAGCCCACGAAACAGGGGCGCAAGGATTTGAAAAACCCCCGATCTTGCACCCGAATCAAATTCCGACCATGCTGTCTGGCGAAAAACCGACCAGTGACATGATGGCTCACACCATTCCCCTGATCATGCCCGAAGAGGCACGGCGCGCCGAAACAGCACGGCTCGCCAAAACCGCCGCCGAGTCCGACTTGCCTCCCGCAGAAGCAGTGGAATCCCATGGCGTTGTCCAGATTCTAAATGGCCCGAACGCGAGCAAAGAACTGGCGCTGACCAAGACTCTGACCTCGCTGGGCAAGCCCGGCGTTCAAGTCGCGGTCATCACCCGACGCCCCCACGGCTATTTCCTCACCCATGTTCAGGGCGATCACTATCCGACAGTGAACGGCCAGGATCTCGACGCTCACCCGCGCCAATTGGAAGATCATGATGTAATCGAACTGGCCGGAGTAAAAATGGAGTTTTACCTGAAGTGA
- a CDS encoding pilin: MNKVQQGFTLIELMIVIAIIGILAAVALPAYQDYMIRAKVSEAVLAASSGRTAVSETFSQKGTMALSQASMGVQTQDSKYVASVTYTGTSPTVGDITVLTKTLTDLGGASNTTMILRGTGTVGTGSVAWQCGKGTMPAKYLPSSCKDF, from the coding sequence ATGAATAAAGTACAACAAGGTTTTACCCTGATCGAACTGATGATCGTTATCGCGATTATCGGCATTCTGGCTGCAGTGGCACTGCCGGCCTACCAGGACTACATGATCCGCGCCAAGGTTTCCGAGGCTGTGCTGGCAGCATCTTCCGGCCGTACTGCGGTTTCTGAAACATTCTCCCAAAAAGGAACGATGGCACTATCGCAAGCTTCCATGGGTGTGCAAACGCAAGATTCTAAATATGTTGCTTCAGTAACGTACACGGGAACCAGTCCGACAGTCGGTGACATTACCGTACTTACCAAGACCCTCACCGACTTGGGCGGCGCGTCAAATACCACCATGATTCTGCGCGGAACGGGAACCGTAGGTACCGGCTCGGTTGCGTGGCAGTGCGGCAAGGGCACCATGCCCGCAAAGTACCTGCCGAGCTCCTGCAAAGACTTCTAA